Proteins from one Strix uralensis isolate ZFMK-TIS-50842 chromosome 14, bStrUra1, whole genome shotgun sequence genomic window:
- the LOC141949896 gene encoding protocadherin beta-15-like, which yields MAIARQVLCLAAFLSVPPARPEPLRYSVAEEGESGSVVANVAEDAGLAPAQLSARRARLASEDGRQRFRLDRGTGRLVVAERLDREELCGQSGTCTLPLELLLADPLQFFRVEVAVEDINDHSPAFPEERVTLKIPETSNPGSRFPLEGARDLDVGSNGVQAYSIAPENKYFSVSFGSQRGGKKYVELVLEKALDREEQAEVGFSLIAMDGGSPPRSGTTQIHIVVLDVNDNAPVFTQDLYVGQVLENSPEGSVVLSVVATDQDAGPNGDITYEFSQVVGQSHSAFVIDPVSGEIRLTKPLDFEAAETHELSVRATDGGGLSAICRVLVEVVDVNDNAPELVVSSFSSPLPENVLPGTVVALFAVKDRDAGANGKISCALEDQLSFSLRPAYKNYYELVTVSVLDREEMARYILTVTAADAGSPPLTTTQTFTVDISDVNDNAPVFNQTSYSMYVHENNVPTVLVGAVSASDADVGPNAKVTYSLAPAQPAEQPPCSCISVNSENGHVFVLRPLDYERVRQIEVSVSASDAGSPPLSANVTVRLLVVDENDNAPLVLYPAQDSSPASSELVPMSAEAGYLVTKVVAVDADSGQNSWLSYHLLRATDPGLFAVGAQSGEVRLRRPVTERDAVKQKLVVLVRDNGRPPLSATAALSALLLKDFSDVRLPHSSLATEDEGGSLTTYLIISLVFVSLLFLVSTAAFVTRKVCKRKELKGEHVLYGTGHLQSSLADAAAAGTLPHAYCYEISLTTGSGNSEFRFLKPIVPSLPPQHCAMGGGTDDDLDFPHGPMAVEDTAPEDPGTLSAEQFNSLSFN from the coding sequence ATGGCGATCGCAAGGCAAGTGCTCTGTCTCGCTGCTTTCCTCTCCGTGCCGCCCGCTCGCCCCGAGCCCCTCCGCTACTCCGTAGCCGAGGAGGGCGAGAGCGGCTCCGTGGTAGCCAACGTGGCGGAGGACGCGGGGCTGGCCCCGGCGCAGCTCTCGGCTCGCCGCGCCCGCCTGGCCTCGGAGGACGGCCGGCAGCGCTTTCGCTTAGACCGCGGCACCGGCCGCCTCGTCGTGGCGGAGAGGCTGGACCGGGAGGAGCTGTGCGGGCAGTCCGGGACGTGCACGCTCcccttggagctgctgctggccgaCCCCCTGCAGTTCTTTCGGGTCGAGGTGGCCGTGGAGGACATCAACGACCACTCGCCCGCTTTCCCGGAGGAACGAGTCACTCTGAAGATCCCGGAAACGAGCAACCCGGGCTCGCGTTTCCCGCTGGAGGGGGCTCGGGACCTGGATGTTGGCAGCAACGGCGTCCAGGCTTACAGCATCGCTCCCGAGAACAAGTACTTTAGCGTCTCCTTCGGGAGTCAGAGAGGGGGCAAGAAGTATGTGGAACTGGTCCTGGAAAAGGCGCTAGACcgagaggagcaggcagaggtgggTTTCAGTCTCATTGCCATGGACGGGGGCTCTCCACCCAGGAGTGGCACCACCCAAATCCACATTGTTGTTCTGGATGTCAATGACAACGCTCCCGTCTTCACACAGGACTTGTACGTTGGGCAGGTTTTGGAGAACTCCCCAGAGGGCTCTGTGGTTCTCAGCGTGGTGGCAACCGATCAGGACGCAGGACCTAATGGGGACATCACCTATGAGTTCAGCCAAGTGGTGGGCCAGAGCCACTCAGCATTTGTGATTGACCCTGTGAGTGGTGAAATTCGGCTTACAAAACCTCTGGACTTTGAGGCAGCAGAGACTCACGAGCTCAGTGTGCGGGCCACGGACGGCGGGGGCCTCTCAGCAATCTGCAGGGTGTTGGTGGAGGTGGTGGATGTGAATGACAATGCACCGGAGCTGGTGGTCAGTTCCttcagcagccccctccccgagAACGTGTTACCCGGGACGGTGGTCGCCCTCTTTGCTGTCAAGGACCGGGATGCTGGTGCCAATGGGAAGATCTCCTGTGCCCTCGAGGACCAGCTGTCGTTCTCCCTGCGGCCGGCCTATAAGAATTACTACGAGCTGGTGACCGTGAGCGTGCTGGACCGGGAGGAGATGGCTCGGTACATCCTCACTGTCACAGCAGCAGACGCAGGGTCACCTCCTCTCACGACCACCCAGACCTTCACAGTGGACATCTCCGATGTCAACGACAACGCGCCTGTCTTCAACCAGACATCGTACAGCATGTACGTGCATGAGAACAACGTCCCCACAGTGCTCGTTGGAGCCGTCAGCGCCTCGGATGCTGACGTGGGGCCCAATGCCAAGGTGACCTAttccctggccccagcccagcccgcagagcagcctccctgctcctgcatctCCGTGAACTCTGAGAACGGGCACGTGTTTGTGCTGCGGCCCCTGGACTACGAGCGGGTGAGGCAGATCGAGGTCTCGGTGAGCGCCTCCGATGCAGGGAGTCCTCCTCTCAGTGCCAATGTCACTGTCCGCCTGCTTGTGGTGGACGAGAACGACAATGCGCCGCTGGTGCTGTACCCAGCCCAGGACAGCAGCCCAGCGTCCAGCGAGCTGGTGCCCATGTCAGCTGAGGCAGGCTACCTCGTCACCAAGGTGGTGGCCGTCGACGCTGACTCGGGGCAGAACTCGTGGCTCTCGTACCACCTGCTGAGGGCCACTGACCCCGGGCTGTTTGCGGTGGGTGCCCAAAGCGGGGAGGTGCGTCTGAGGAGGCCCGTGACGGAGAGGGACGCCGTGAAGCAGAAGCTCGTCGTCCTGGTGCGAGACAACGGGCGGCCACCGCTGTCAGCCACTGCTGCACTGAGCGCACTCCTGCTCAAGGACTTCTCAGACGTGcgcctgccccacagcagcctggCCACGGAGGACGAGGGTGGCTCCCTGACCACCTATTTAATCATTTCCTTGGTCTTCGTCTCACTCCTCTTCCTTGTGTCCACAGCAGCCTTTGTCACTCGCAAGGTATGCAAGAGAAAGGAGCTGAAGGGTGAGCACGTGCTTTATGGCACCGGGCActtgcagagcagcctggctgATGCGGCTGCTGCGGGGACCCTGCCTCACGCCTATTGCTATGAGATCAGCCTCACCACGGGCTCGGGCAACAGCGAGTTCAGGTTCCTGAAGCCCATCGTCCCCAGCCTGCCACCACAGCACTGTGCCATGGGCGGAGGCACCGATGATGATCTCGATTTCCCCCATGGCCCTATGGCCGTGGAGGACACGGCACCAGAGGACCCAGGGACGCTCTCTGCGGAACAGTTCAATAGTCTTTCCTTTAACTAG
- the LOC141949610 gene encoding protocadherin beta-15-like — protein sequence MAIARQVLCLAAFLSVPPARPEPLRYSVAEEGESGSVVANVAEDAGLAPAQLSARRARLASEDGRQRFRLDRGTGRLVVAERLDREELCGQSGTCTLPLELLLAEPLQFFRVEVAVEDINDHSPAFPEERVTLKILETSNPGSRFPLEGARDLDVGSNGVQAYSIAPENEYFSVSFGSRIKGKKYLELVLEKALDREKQAEVGFSLIAMDGGSPPRSGTTQIHIVVLDVNDNAPIFTEELYIGQVLENSPEGSVVLSVVATDQDAGPNGDITYEFSQVVGQSHSAFVVDPVSGEIRLTKPLDFEAAETHELSVRATDGGGLSAICKVLVEVVDVNDNAPELVVSSFSSPLPENVLPGTVVALFAVKDRDAGANGKISCALEDQLSFSLQPAYKNYYELVTVSVLDREEMARYILTVTAADAGSPPLTTTQTFTVDISDVNDNAPVFNQTSYSMYVHENNVPTVLVGAVSASDADVGPNAKVTYSLAPAQPAEQPPCSCISVNSENGHVFVLRPLDYERVRQIEVSVSASDAGSPPLSANVTVRLLVVDENDNAPLVLYPAQDSSPASSELVPMSAEAGYLVTKVVAVDADSGQNSWLSYHLLRATDPGLFAVGAQSGEVRLRRPVTERDAVKQKLVVLVRDNGRPPLSATAALSALLLKDFSDVRLPHSSLATEDEGGSLTTYLIISLVFVSLLFLVSTTAFVIRKVCKRKELTGEHVLYGTGHLQSSLADAAAAGTLPHTYCYEISLTTGSGNSEFKFLKPIVPSLPPQHCAMGGGTDDDLDFPHGPMAVEDTAPEDPGTLSAEQFNSLSFN from the coding sequence ATGGCGATCGCAAGGCAAGTGCTCTGTCTCGCTGCTTTCCTCTCCGTGCCGCCCGCTCGCCCCGAGCCCCTCCGCTACTCCGTAGCCGAGGAGGGCGAGAGCGGCTCCGTGGTAGCCAACGTGGCGGAGGACGCGGGGCTGGCCCCGGCGCAGCTCTCGGCTCGCCGCGCCCGCCTGGCCTCGGAGGACGGCCGGCAGCGCTTTCGCTTAGACCGCGGCACCGGCCGCCTCGTCGTGGCGGAGAGGCTGGACCGGGAGGAGCTGTGCGGGCAGTCCGGGACGTGCACGCTCcccttggagctgctgctggccgaGCCCCTGCAGTTCTTTCGGGTCGAGGTGGCCGTGGAGGACATCAACGACCACTCGCCCGCTTTCCCGGAGGAACGAGTCACTTTGAAGATCCTGGAAACGAGCAACCCGGGCTCGCGTTTCCCGCTGGAGGGGGCTCGGGACCTGGATGTTGGCAGCAACGGCGTCCAGGCTTACAGCATCGCTCCCGAGAACGAGTACTTTAGTGTCTCCTTCGGGAGTCGGATTAAGGGCAAGAAGTATTTGGAACTGGTGTTGGAAAAGGCGCTAGACCGAGAGAAGCAGGCAGAGGTGGGTTTCAGCCTCATTGCCATGGACGGGGGCTCTCCACCCAGGAGTGGCACCACTCAAATCCACATTGTCGTTCTGGATGTCAATGACAATGCTCCCATCTTCACAGAGGAGCTGTACATTGGGCAGGTTTTGGAGAACTCCCCAGAGGGCTCTGTGGTTCTCAGCGTGGTGGCAACCGATCAGGACGCAGGACCTAATGGGGACATCACCTATGAGTTCAGCCAAGTGGTGGGCCAGAGCCACTCAGCATTTGTGGTTGACCCTGTGAGTGGTGAAATTCGGCTTACAAAACCTCTGGACTTTGAGGCAGCAGAGACTCACGAGCTCAGTGTGCGGGCCACGGACGGTGGGGGGCTCTCAGCAATCTGCAAGGTGTTGGTGGAGGTGGTGGATGTGAATGACAACGCACCGGAGCTGGTGGTCAGTTCCttcagcagccccctccccgagAACGTGTTACCCGGGACGGTGGTCGCCCTCTTTGCTGTCAAGGACCGGGATGCTGGTGCCAATGGGAAGATCTCCTGTGCCCTCGAGGACCAGCTGTCGTTCTCCCTGCAGCCGGCCTATAAGAATTACTACGAGCTGGTGACCGTGAGCGTGCTGGACCGGGAGGAGATGGCTCGGTACATCCTCACTGTCACAGCAGCAGACGCAGGGTCACCTCCTCTCACGACCACCCAGACCTTCACAGTGGACATCTCCGATGTCAACGACAACGCGCCTGTCTTCAACCAGACATCGTACAGCATGTACGTGCATGAGAACAACGTCCCCACGGTGCTCGTTGGAGCCGTCAGCGCCTCGGATGCTGACGTGGGGCCCAATGCCAAGGTGACCTAttccctggccccagcccagcccgcagagcagcctccctgctcctgcatctCCGTGAACTCTGAGAATGGGCATGTGTTTGTGCTGCGGCCCCTGGACTACGAGCGGGTGAGGCAGATCGAGGTCTCGGTGAGCGCCTCCGATGCAGGGAGTCCTCCTCTCAGTGCCAATGTCACTGTCCGCCTGCTTGTGGTGGACGAGAACGACAATGCGCCGCTGGTGCTGTACCCAGCCCAGGACAGCAGCCCAGCGTCCAGCGAGCTGGTGCCCATGTCAGCTGAGGCAGGCTACCTCGTCACCAAGGTGGTGGCCGTCGACGCTGACTCGGGGCAGAACTCGTGGCTCTCGTACCACCTGCTGAGGGCCACTGACCCCGGGCTGTTTGCGGTGGGTGCCCAAAGCGGGGAGGTGCGTCTGAGGAGGCCCGTGACGGAGAGGGACGCCGTGAAGCAGAAGCTCGTCGTCCTGGTGCGAGACAACGGGCGGCCACCGCTGTCAGCCACTGCTGCACTGAGCGCACTCCTGCTCAAGGACTTCTCAGACGTGcgcctgccccacagcagcctggCCACGGAGGACGAGGGTGGCTCCCTGACCACCTATTTAATCATTTCCTTGGTCTTCGTCTCACTCCTCTTCCTCGTGTCCACAACAGCCTTTGTCATTCGCAAGGTGTGCAAGAGAAAGGAGCTGACGGGTGAGCACGTGCTTTATGGCACCGGGCActtgcagagcagcctggctgATGCGGCCGCTGCG
- the LOC141949894 gene encoding protocadherin beta-15-like, with translation MLGSTGDGGWLFWRVVACGRRSGGSKRQVSLFILCVFVCQSAAETLRYSLAEEMERDSFVANITNDLGVAPSQLAARKARVVSEGNEQLFRLNQNTGVLTVKESLDREEICPQSDTCTLFFKIFFENPLQLIRGEVEIRDVNDNSPVFPEKEMVLEILETTPPGSRFPLESAQDKDVGSNGLQNYSLGSNPHFSLALGTRKGGAKYAELVLEWQLDREEQRELNLLLTATDGGSPPRSGTAQIRIVVLDANDNIPVFSREVYEVRLAENSPPGLLAVRVTAADPDEGSYGKVRYAFTQTSERARQLFELNPATGEIRVSGNLDFEEVENHEMMVRATDGGGLSAHCKVQVEVLDVNDNAPEIALTSLTASIPEDAPPRTVVALFSVRDRDSGDNGRTECAIDGDLLFSLTPTFDNYYELRTNAALDRERTAEYNITITAMDWGKARLSSRESIFVQISDVNDNAPEFTQEVYTMLVTENNSPMLRIGSVNATDADAGENARISYALVRQEGKEQPDVAVNSENGDVYILRPLDYEEVRAFEVAVRAADGGSPPLSAQAVLRVVVRDENDNAPVVLHPAPDGSAAAGELVPRWAPAGYLVAKVVAVDADAGQNAWLSYELAKATEPALFRVGLHSGEVRTARAVAERDAPRQRLVVLVRDRGQPPRSATATLGIALVHGFSDAHLRVSEEAPAPEPDGALTLYLIASLACVSALFLATAVAVVVVKVRRARRREAETLPTFPKAATESDAGSLSRSYVYDVCFAAGTVNSEFRFLRPLFPCFPAGLPPGPGEQRSSVCSQEAANLGEEGDWAAQGRAPLSEDTGPRPEEAACTANRGMKVNVSCDQNPWLTHQ, from the exons ATGCTGGGAAGCACGGGGGACGGCGGATGGCTTTTCTGGAGAGTAGTGGCGTGTGGGAGACGGAGCGGAGGCAGCAAGAGGCAAGTGAGCTTGTTTATTCTGTGCGTTTTCGTGTGTCAGAGCGCGGCCGAAACCCTCCGCTATTCTCTGGCGGAGGAAATGGAGAGGGACTCCTTTGTCGCCAATATTACAAACGACCTGGGGGTTGCTCCGAGCCAGCTCGCAGCTCGCAAGGCCCGCGTTGTGTCCGAGGGGAACGAGCAGCTTTTCCGCCTCAATCAAAACACCGGAGTCCTGACGGTAAAGGAGTCGCTGGACCGAGAGGAGATCTGTCCGCAGAGTGATACCTGCACACTCTTCTTTAAGATATTCTTTGAAAATCCGTTGCAGTTGATCCGAGGGGAGGTGGAGATTCGTGACGTGAACGACAACTCCCCCGTGTTCCCGGAGAAAGAGATGGTTTTAGAGATTCTGGAAACAACACCTCCCGGGTCCCGTTTTCCTCTGGAAAGCGCCCAGGATAAGGACGTGGGCAGTAACGGTTTGCAGAACTACAGCCTCGGATCCAACCCGCATTTCTCCCTCGCTCTCGGAACACGGAAAGGTGGAGCAAAATACGCGGAGCTTGTCCTAGAGTGGCAGCTGGACCGCGAAGAGCAGCGAGAGCTGAATTTACTCCTCACCGCCACCGACGGGGGCTCGCCACCCAGGTCGGGCACAGCTCAGATCCGCATCGTGGTGCTGGATGCCAATGACAACATCCCGGTCTTCTCTCGGGAGGTCTACGAGGTGCGCCTGGCCGAGAACAGCCCCCCGGGGCTGCTGGCGGTCAGGGTCACGGCCGCGGATCCCGACGAAGGGTCCTACGGAAAAGTGCGATACGCCTTCACCCAGACATCGGAGCGGGCCCGGCAGCTCTTCGAGCTGAACCCTGCCACTGGGGAGATTCGGGTCTCGGGCAACCTGGACTTTGAGGAAGTGGAAAACCACGAGATGATGGTGAGAGCCACCGACGGCGGGGGGCTGTCTGCGCATTGCAAAGTGCAGGTGGAGGTCCTGGACGTGAATGACAACGCCCCGGAGATAGCGCTCACCTCCCTCACCGCCTCCATTCCCGAGGACGCTCCGCCCCGGACCGTGGTGGCCCTGTTCAGTGTGCGGGACCGGGACTCCGGGGACAACGGCAGGACGGAGTGCGCGATCGATGGAGACCTGCTCTTCAGTCTCACCCCTACTTTTGATAATTACTACGAACTGAGAACAAACGCGGCGCTAGACAGAGAGAGGACGGCGGAGTATAACATCACCATCACAGCCATGGACTGGGGGAAGGCGCGGCTGAGCTCTCGGGAAAGCATCTTCGTGCAGATATCAGACGTGAACGACAATGCCCCAGAATTCACCCAGGAGGTTTACACCATGTTGGTCACGGAGAACAACAGCCCCATGCTCCGGATCGGCAGCGTGAACGCCACGGACGCCGACGCGGGAGAAAACGCCCGCATAAGCTACGCGCTGGTGCGGCAGGAGGGCAAGGAGCAGCCCGACGTGGCGGTCAACTCTGAAAACGGGGATGTTTATATCCTCCGCCCGCTGGACTACGAGGAGGTGCGCGCCTTCGAGGTGGCGGTGCGCGCTGCCGACGGCGGCTCGCCGCCGCTCAGCGCCCAGGCGGTGCTGCGCGTGGTGGTGCGGGAcgagaacgacaacgcgcccgtcGTGCTGCACCCGGCCCCCGatggcagcgcggcggcgggcgagcTGGTGCCGCGCTGGGCGCCGGCGGGCTACCTGGTGGCCAAGGTGGTGGCGGTGGACGCGGACGCGGGGCAGAACGCGTGGCTGTCGTACGAGCTGGCCAAGGCGACGGAGCCGGCGCTGTTCCGCGTGGGGCTGCACAGCGGCGAGGTGCGCACGGCGCGGGCCGTGGCGGAGCGGGACGCGCCCCGGCAGAGGCTCGTCGTGCTGGTGCGAGACCGCGGGCAGCCGCCGCGCTCCGCCACCGCCACCCTCGGCATCGCCCTGGTGCACGGCTTCTCCGACGCCCATCTGCGGGTGAGCGAGGAAGCGCCGGCCCCCGAGCCCGACGGGGCGCTCACCTTGTACCTCATCGCCTCCCTGGCCTGCGTGTCGGCGCTGTTCCTGGCCACCGCGGTGGCCGTCGTGGTGGTGAAGGTGCGGCGGGCCAGGCGGAGAGAGGCGGAGACCTTGCCCACGTTCCCGAAGGCTGCCACGGAGAGCGACGCGGGCTCCCTGTCCCGCAGCTACGTGTACGACGTCTGCTTTGCCGCTGGGACCGTCAACAGCGAATTTCGGTTCCTCAGGCCCCTCTTCCCCTGCTTCCCCGCCGGGCTGCCCCCCGGCCCGGGCGAACAGCGGAGCTCGGTGTGCTCGCAAGAGGCGGCCAACCTCGGTGAAGAAGGCGACTGGGCTGCACAG GGCAGAGCTCCCCTCTCTGAAGACACGGGCCCCAGACCTGAGGAAGCAGCTTGCACAGCAAACAGGGGGATGAAGGTAAATGTCAGTTGTGATCAAAACCCTTGGCTCACCCATCAGTAA
- the LOC141949895 gene encoding protocadherin beta-16-like — protein sequence MELRKSEEPLPGRAVALILLLCVSGVRAETARYSVPEEAERGSFVANIAKDLGLTGEELSARQARLVPEGEKQYFQLNQHTGDLVVREQMDREELCGQSEPCLLRFQVLLESPLQSFRAEVSLTDINDHAPVFLNKEIVLKIPESVMPEARFLLESAQDPDVGNNSLQHYSISSNDYFHIYTRRRSDGRRYAELVLDRALDREQQAEVAFSVTAVDGGSPPRSGTALIRVVVLDINDNIPVFIRSLYKVRVLENSSPDTLVVAVSARDLDSGTNGEIAYSIVQNSEENRQTFQINSETGQIRLKKPVDYEETKTYEIDVQATDGGGLSAHCKVEVRVDDVNDNAPEVIITSLTSALSEAAPPATVVALFNVRDRDSGDNGRTSCELPGEQPFSITSLADDAYALVTSEPLDREQVAEYNVTVRARDEGSPALSASKTLFVRLLDVNDNAPTFARAVYTMVLSENEPAGTSLGRLSATDADAGENARVRYALGPPQPGAPAAASFVSVDAESGTVRTLRPLDYEEVRAFEVAVRAADGGSPPLSAQAVLRVVVRDENDNAPVVLHPAPDGSAAAGELVPRWAPAGYLVAKVVAVDADAGQNAWLSYELAKATEPALFRVGLHSGEVRTARAVAERDAPRQRLVVLVRDRGQPPRSATATLGIALVHGFSDAFLQISQAPVGRQQPQAVEEDLLTTYLIASLGCVSSLFLLSVLAFSAGKLCRARLRARPSPPSARCYADGDFDPDGVDAAGTGTLSTAYRYEACLPPGSGRSEFQFLRPVLPSRQSSAEAGAAKPEEPMCSSQPAGEREANAGIAAPPPVQTPDWAAGSRVHA from the coding sequence ATGGAGCTGAGGAAGAGCGAGGAACCCCTCCCGGGGCGAGCGGTGGCTCTGATCCTGCTCCTCTGCGTGTCGGGGGTGAGAGCAGAAACCGCCCGGTACTCTGTGCCCGAAGAGGCGGAGAGAGGCTCCTTTGTGGCCAATATCGCTAAGGATTTGGGACTGACCGGTGAGGAATTATCGGCTCGACAGGCTCGGCTCGTTCCTGAAggagaaaagcagtatttccagCTGAACCAACACACCGGGGATTTGGTGGTGCGAGAGCAGATGGACCGGGAGGAGCTGTGCGGGCAGAGCGAGCCCTGCCTGCTGCGTTTCCAGGTGCTGCTGGAGAGCCCACTGCAGTCCTTCCGAGCTGAGGTAAGCCTCACTGACATCAACGATCATGCTCCCGTGTTCTTAAATAAAGAGATAGTTTTAAAGATCCCGGAAAGTGTAATGCCGGAGGCTCGATTTTTGTTGGAAAGCGCTCAGGATCCAGATGTGGGGAACAACAGCCTTCAGCATTACAGTATCAGCTCGAACGACTATTTCCATATCTACACCCGCAGGCGGAGTGATGGTAGGAGATACGCCGAGCTGGTGTTGGATCGAGCCCTGGACCGGGAGCAGCAGGCAGAAGTGGCTTTCAGTGTCACGGCTGTGGATGGTGGGTCTCCACCACGCTCTGGTACAGCCTTAATCCGCGTGGTAGTCCTGGATATAAATGACAACATCCCGGTATTTATCCGGAGTCTGTATAAAGTCCGAGTATTAGAAAATAGTTCCCCGGATACCTTAGTGGTGGCGGTATCTGCTAGAGATTTAGACTCAGGAACGAACGGGGAAATAGCCTACTCCATAGTTCAAAATTCAGAGGAAAATCGCCAGACGTTTCAAATAAATTCAGAGACAGGGCAGATTCGACTCAAAAAGCCGGTGGATTATGAAGAAACAAAGACCTACGAGATCGACGTCCAGGCCACAGACGGAGGGGGCCTGTCCGCGCACTGCAAGGTGGAGGTGCGGGTGGACGACGTGAACGACAACGCCCCCGAGGTGATCATCACCTCCCTCACCAGCGCCCTCTCGGAAGCCGCCCCACCGGCCACCGTGGTGGCCCTATTCAACGTGCGGGACCGGGACTCGGGGGACAACGGCAGGACGAGCTGCGAGCTGCCGGGCGAGCAGCCCTTCAGCATCACGTCGCTGGCAGACGACGCGTACGCGCTGGTGACATCGGAGCCGCTGGACCGGGAGCAGGTGGCCGAGTACAACGTGACGGTGCGAGCTCGCGACGAGGGCTCCCCCGCGCTCTCGGCGTCCAAGACGCTGTTCGTGCGGCTCttggacgtgaacgacaacgcgcccaCCTTCGCCCGGGCCGTTTACACCATGGTGCTGAGCGAAAACGAGCCCGCGGGGACGAGCCTGGGCCGCCTGAGCGCCACGGACGCCGACGCGGGAGAAAACGCCCGCGTGAGATACGCGCTGGGGCCGCCCCAGCCAGGCGCCCCCGCTGCGGCATCGTTCGTGTCTGTGGACGCGGAGAGCGGAACCGTGCGGACGCTGCGCCCGCTGGACTACGAGGAGGTGCGCGCCTTTGAGGTGGCGGTGCGCGCTGCCGACGGCGGCTCGCCGCCGCTCAGCGCCCAGGCGGTGCTGCGCGTGGTGGTGCGGGAcgagaacgacaacgcgcccgtcGTGCTGCACCCGGCCCCCGatggcagcgcggcggcgggcgagcTGGTGCCGCGCTGGGCGCCGGCGGGCTACCTGGTGGCCAAGGTGGTGGCGGTGGACGCGGACGCGGGGCAGAACGCGTGGCTGTCGTACGAGCTGGCCAAGGCGACGGAGCCGGCGCTGTTCCGCGTGGGGCTGCACAGCGGCGAGGTGCGCACGGCGCGGGCCGTGGCGGAGCGGGACGCGCCCCGGCAGAGACTCGTCGTGCTGGTGCGAGACCGCGGGCAGCCGCCGCGCTCTGCCACCGCCACCCTCGGCATCGCCCTGGTGCACGGCTTCTCCGACGCCTTCCTCCAGATCTCCCAAGCTCCTGTGGGGAGGCAGCAGCCGCAGGCAGTCGAGGAGGACCTGCTCACCACCTACCTCATCGCCTCCCTGGGCTGCGTCTCGTCGCTCTTCCTCCTGTCCGTCCTCGCCTTTTCGGcgggcaagctctgcagggcccGCCTCCGGGCACGCCCTTCGCCTCCCTCTGCCCGCTGCTACGCGGACGGCGACTTCGACCCCGACGGCGTGGACGCGGCCGGCACGGGCACTCTGTCGACGGCTTACCGCTACGAAGCGTGCCTGCCCCCCGGCTCGGGGAGGAGCGAATTCCAGTTCCTGAGGCCCGTCCTGCCCAGCCGGCAAAGCAGCGCTGAGGCGGGGGCGGCCAAGCCCGAAGAACCGATGTGCAGCTCGCAGCCCGCGGGCGAGAGAGAAGCCAACGCGGGGATCGCAGCTCCTCCTCCCGTTCAGACGCCGGACTGGGCGGCCGGCAGCCGCGTCCACGCCTGA